A single Candidatus Hydrogenedentota bacterium DNA region contains:
- a CDS encoding Gfo/Idh/MocA family oxidoreductase gives MNAARVVPRKHSPNEKLNIAGIGVGGMGHGDIMGCTSENIVAVCDVDWRNAAGAFNDLPNAKKYKDYRKMLDEMGDQIDACTVSTPDHTHAPAAYYAMMLGKHVRVQKPLTHTIAEARLLRRTAEERGLITAMGNQGNCYDELRELCEMIWSGVIGQVTEAHTWTDRPIWPQGIAEPLPGQPVPDTMDWDLWTGAAPFRPYNEGYAPFKWRGWWDFGCGAIGDMACHVMNAAFRSLRLMDAPVFTCEVVMQEGMTAQTPPLKSVIKYTFPARAGMGPLDLYWHDGGLMPAHPEGVSADEPLGEKGNGSLFIGTDGAITCGCNGENSRLLPAARMNDYTRPAAVIPRIPNEDSYQHWIYGIKSGEQVSSHFSYAAPLTEIANMGNVALLARSKIEYDCAQGVIANNSAANALLTKEYRKGWELPC, from the coding sequence GCGGGTCGTTCCGCGCAAGCATTCGCCGAACGAGAAGCTGAACATCGCGGGAATCGGCGTGGGCGGCATGGGCCACGGCGATATCATGGGCTGCACCAGCGAGAATATCGTTGCGGTGTGCGACGTGGATTGGAGAAACGCAGCCGGAGCGTTTAATGACCTGCCCAACGCGAAGAAGTACAAAGACTATCGCAAGATGCTTGACGAAATGGGCGACCAGATTGATGCGTGCACCGTGTCGACGCCCGACCACACGCATGCCCCTGCCGCCTATTACGCCATGATGCTTGGGAAGCACGTCCGCGTGCAGAAGCCGCTTACGCACACCATAGCCGAGGCGCGGTTGCTGCGCCGGACGGCGGAAGAACGCGGCCTGATCACCGCGATGGGCAATCAGGGCAATTGTTACGACGAATTGCGGGAACTGTGCGAAATGATTTGGTCGGGCGTGATCGGCCAGGTCACGGAGGCGCATACGTGGACCGACCGGCCCATCTGGCCGCAAGGCATCGCCGAGCCCTTGCCCGGCCAACCCGTGCCCGACACGATGGACTGGGACCTATGGACAGGCGCGGCGCCGTTCCGCCCGTACAACGAGGGCTACGCGCCGTTCAAGTGGCGCGGCTGGTGGGATTTCGGCTGCGGCGCCATCGGCGACATGGCCTGCCACGTAATGAACGCGGCCTTTCGGTCACTGCGGCTGATGGACGCGCCCGTGTTCACGTGCGAGGTGGTGATGCAGGAGGGTATGACCGCGCAGACGCCGCCGCTCAAGTCGGTCATCAAGTACACGTTCCCGGCCCGGGCCGGCATGGGCCCGCTCGACCTGTACTGGCACGACGGCGGGCTGATGCCGGCGCATCCCGAGGGCGTGTCCGCGGACGAACCCCTGGGCGAGAAGGGCAACGGTTCGCTCTTTATCGGCACGGACGGCGCGATAACCTGCGGCTGCAACGGCGAGAATTCGCGGCTTTTGCCCGCGGCGCGCATGAACGATTACACGCGGCCCGCGGCAGTCATCCCGCGCATTCCGAATGAAGACTCGTATCAGCACTGGATTTACGGCATCAAGTCGGGCGAGCAGGTGTCGTCGCATTTCTCCTATGCCGCGCCGCTCACCGAGATCGCGAACATGGGCAACGTCGCCCTGCTCGCAAGATCGAAGATCGAATATGACTGCGCGCAGGGCGTGATCGCGAACAACAGCGCCGCGAACGCGCTGCTGACGAAAGAATACCGCAAGGGGTGGGAATTGCCCTGCTGA
- a CDS encoding sigma-54-dependent Fis family transcriptional regulator, with product MSRYRILVVDDDALMREYVEEAMVRAGHAADAVANGPDALARMEATIYDVAITDLKMAPMDGLELLRRARAVSPDTPVIVMTAYGTIESAVAALKEGAADYLLKPFTPDAIEVAVERCLERARIARENRYLRDEIDARYDFGAMIGDSPAMRVVYEQIRKVADSRATVFIRGETGTGKELAARAIHFAGSRRDRPFIKVNCAALSAGILESELFGHEKGAFTGAHDRKIGRFELADTGTLMLDEISEIPVDLQPKLLRALQEREFERVGGNIPIQVDTRIVATSNRDLEQAVRLGKLREDLFYRLNVVSIYLPPLRERKEDLPALMDHFLERFCRENGRRVRGFAPATRKRLLEYDWPGNVRELQNAVESAVVLAADDAPLPPEQVRLSGVQAAANGNDASGVTPGTTVAGIEKQLILVTLEHCAGNRTRAAEMLGISVRTLRNKLKEYRLAQDAEETE from the coding sequence ATGTCCAGATACCGCATTCTCGTTGTGGATGACGACGCGCTCATGCGCGAATACGTGGAAGAGGCGATGGTCCGCGCCGGACACGCCGCCGACGCCGTCGCAAACGGCCCGGACGCGCTTGCGCGGATGGAAGCGACGATATACGACGTCGCGATCACGGACCTCAAGATGGCGCCCATGGACGGCCTCGAACTGCTGCGTCGCGCGAGGGCTGTCAGCCCGGACACCCCGGTGATCGTCATGACCGCCTACGGCACGATCGAAAGCGCCGTGGCCGCGCTGAAGGAAGGCGCCGCGGATTACCTGCTGAAGCCATTCACGCCCGACGCAATCGAGGTGGCGGTCGAGCGCTGCCTCGAGCGCGCGCGCATCGCGCGGGAAAACCGCTACCTCCGCGACGAGATCGATGCGCGCTATGATTTCGGCGCCATGATCGGCGACAGCCCCGCCATGCGTGTCGTCTACGAGCAGATCCGCAAGGTGGCGGACAGCCGCGCCACCGTGTTCATCCGCGGCGAGACCGGCACCGGCAAGGAGCTGGCCGCGCGCGCCATCCATTTCGCGGGGAGCCGCCGCGACAGGCCGTTCATCAAGGTCAATTGCGCCGCGTTGAGCGCGGGTATCCTCGAAAGCGAGCTGTTTGGCCACGAAAAGGGCGCGTTCACCGGCGCGCACGACCGGAAGATCGGGCGCTTCGAACTCGCGGACACGGGCACGCTAATGCTCGACGAGATTAGTGAAATCCCCGTGGACCTCCAGCCGAAACTGCTGCGCGCCCTGCAGGAACGCGAATTCGAGCGCGTCGGCGGCAATATCCCGATTCAGGTGGACACCCGCATCGTCGCCACGTCCAACCGCGACCTCGAACAGGCCGTCCGCCTCGGCAAACTGCGAGAAGACCTCTTCTACCGGCTCAACGTGGTTTCCATCTACTTGCCGCCGCTCCGCGAACGCAAAGAGGACCTTCCCGCATTGATGGACCACTTCCTCGAGCGGTTCTGCCGCGAGAACGGGCGCCGGGTGCGCGGCTTTGCGCCGGCAACACGCAAACGCCTGCTCGAATACGATTGGCCGGGCAATGTGCGCGAATTGCAGAACGCCGTGGAAAGCGCCGTGGTGCTCGCGGCGGACGATGCGCCGCTGCCGCCGGAGCAGGTCCGGCTCAGCGGCGTGCAGGCCGCCGCAAACGGGAACGATGCGTCAGGGGTGACCCCGGGCACGACGGTCGCCGGCATCGAGAAGCAGTTGATTCTCGTGACGCTCGAACACTGCGCCGGGAACCGCACCCGCGCGGCGGAGATGCTCGGCATCTCCGTGCGGACTCTGCGCAACAAGCTGAAAGAATACCGGCTCGCGCAGGACGCGGAGGAAACGGAGTAG